From Aegilops tauschii subsp. strangulata cultivar AL8/78 chromosome 5, Aet v6.0, whole genome shotgun sequence:
gaatcctcgacatcgtggttcatccgatgagatcatcgtggaacatgtgggagccaacatgggtatccagatcccgctgttggttattgaccggagagtcgtctcggtcatgtctgcatgtctcccaaacccgtagggtctacacacttaaggttcggtgacgctagggttgtagagatattagtatgcggaaatccgaaagtcgttcggagtcccggatgagatctcggacgtcacgaggagttccggaatggtccggaggtgaagaattgtatataggaagtccaatttcggccaccgggaaagtttcgggggtcaccggtattgtaccgggaccaccggaagggtcccggggggtccaccgggtggggccacctatcccggagggccccatgggctgaagtgggaggggaaccagcccctgttgggctggtgcgccccccttgggcctccccctgcgcctagggttggaaaccctaggggtgggggcgccccacttggcttggggggcaagctacccccttggccgcccccccccccccttggagattggatctcctagggccggcgctcccccccccccaggggccctatataaagaggggggagggagggcagccgcacccaagcccctggcgcctccctctccctcccgtgacacctctccctcttgttgagcttggcgaagccctgccgagatccccgctgcttccaccaccaagCCGTCGTGCttctggatctccatcaacctctcccttccccttgttggatcaagaaggaggagacgtcttccccaaccgtacgtgtgttgaacgcggaggtgacgtccgttcggcgctcggtcatcggtgatttggatcacgacgagtacgactccatcaaccccgttcacttgaacgcttccgctcgcgatctacaagggtatgtagatgcaatcttttccctctcgttgctagaagactccatagattgttcttggtgatgcgtagaatttttttaatttctgcaacgatctccaacacgTGGGACTCGAGcctgatctcctactggattgataccttggttctcaaaaactagggaaatacttacgctactttactgcatcaccctttcctcttcaagggaaaaccaacgcggtgctcaagaggtagcaatcgcCGCCTTTCCCCACCGATCGTCGACCATTCTTCCCGTCTTCACCCGGGATCTGGCTGCCATGGACGTTGTTGGAGTCGCCCGCCGTACGTGATCTGGCCTCCGTGCAGGTCGTCGCGGTGACGTGGCCTACGTGGACGCTGTCGCCACCCGCAACTTCGTGATCAACCTCTCCGGGAACGTCCTCGCCGTCCGCAGCCAGGCCAGGCCGGCCGAAGTGCACGTACCTGCCATGTAAGCCGTCTAGTTTGTCAAAAAAAATTGTACCTATAAATAATTATGTGCAATCACTTGTTATATATGAAGTACTCATCGGTATGACCGTAGTACATTTAATTTGATTTAAAATTGATAGATCAATTTTTATTTATAATGTTGCAGTGTTGGTAGTGAGGTCATTCAATGGATAAAGAAACTGGATTTACGGATCTATTCTTGGAGACGAGTGAGTGGGATGGTAGCGATAGTGTTGATCGTACGAATGGTAATGAAAGTAAAAATGATGATAATAGCAGCGACAATGAATCCTGGTCATCGTACGATAATTTACCTGAGGAGGATTTTCAAAAGAAGGAGGAGGGTGCTTGTAGTGAAAACGTAAGTGACGTGTACATTCATTTCGTCGGACGAAGAACCATATGGGTACTTACATGTGCATATGATTTTTTTATGTGAGGATATTGACGTCCAGAACGAGGAAAATTATGGTGTTGAATCTTTCGCGGATAACATAAGCCAGGTTCGGTCCAAACTTTAAGATGTCATACAATAATAAAAACTTGTTAATGACAACTTACACTTGCTTATGTGGAATATTGTAGGCTAACTTCGATGGTTGGAGTGGCGATGATGGCTATGAGCATGAGGATGGAGCTAATATGGACATTGAGGAGGCTGAAATCCAGCAACGTGCGCTGGAGACACAGTTGAAGGTTATGGGTATGACATTTGCATCACAATGGGAGGCTTACATGTTCTATAATAACTACGCCAAAGACCGTGGATTCAGTATCAGAAAAGATAAGGTGAAACGAGGAAAAGGTCCTTCAACCACTATTCGGTATAGGCGGTACGTTTGCTCGAGGGCAGGAAAACGTCTCAGTAAATTTTTAAACCCGGAGGGCCGTACCCGCAGGCTAAGACCTGAGACTCGTTGCGAGTGTGGCGCACATTTAGTTGTGAAGTTGGACAAAGGACATGGAGTTTGGTTCGTGGTAGCTTTTATGGATGATCACAACCATTTGTTGGCTAGAGCAGATGAGGTGGTATTTCTACGGTCACATCGAGTGATGGGAGATCACCAGATAGCTGAGATCTTGGTGATGGAAGGAGCTGGGATCAGAAAGCATATCATCATCGACAACTTCATTAGCAGGTATGGCTCGTATGATAAGTGCGGGTTTCTGAGACGAGATGTCTACAATCTATGTTGCCGAGAAAAAATGAAGTTGATTGCGAAGGGTGATGCTAACACGGCAATCGGGATTATGAGGAGCAGAAAGGAGAAGGATCCAGACTTTTTCTTTGAGTACGTGCTCGATAAGGAGGGTCGTTTGAAGAGCATGTTCTGGTGCGATGCACAGTCACGGCGGGACTATCAGTTGTATGGAGATGTGACTGTGTTTGACAGCACGTATAAGATGAACAGATATGGTATGTCGTTCATACCCTTTGTTGGTGTAAATAATCACCATTGCACCACAGTGTTTGGTTGTGCCATTGTGTCCGACGAGACCGAAGCGACGTACGTGTGGCTGCTCCAGACATTCCTGAAGGCCAATTGTCAGAAGAAGCCAAGGTCAATCATCACAGATGGAGACGCTGCAATGATACGAGCTATTCGGttggttttggttgatgtgttgCACCGTCTCTGCTCATGGCACATGGAAAAAAATATGCAGGAGCACCTTAATTACAAATCGCTAAATGAGTTCAGGGCACTCTTGTACTACTCCACCTCTCCGGCCAACTTTGGGGCGAGATGGCACGCTTTTGTCCGTAAATGGAAGGCTGATAAAACAGAAGAGTGGTTGTGTAGGATGTACAGGAAGAGGAGTCTGTGGGCAGCATCATATGTGTCAGATGGTTTTTTATGGGTGTGCGCAGTAATCAGAAGAGTGAAAGCCTTAACTcttgtcttcaccttcacctgGACGGCGGTATGACTATTGTTGATCTAGTTGTGCATTATGAGAATTGCATAGTTCGACTACGTGAGAACGAGGCGCATGATGACTGTATTTCAAATCGGTCATTGCCACCATCAGTCACAGAATATAAGGACATTGAGAAGCATGCTGCCGAAGTATTCACTCATTCCAATTTTTATATTCTTCAACAAGATCTGAAGAAGATGGGAGAGCTTGAGATTTTTGAACGCTAGTGGGAGTTGACTGCCACACATTCATCGTGACATGGAGAAATAACCGCACATTTCAGTTCAGCGTGAATTATCGAGCTGAAAACTCTGAGAATACGATAGACTGCAGTTGTGGACGAATGCTTCGGAAAGGGTTGCCTTGCAAACACATTCTGTATCTGTTGGTTCATCTGAAAATATCTAAAATACCTAAGTGTTGCATCCTTAAGAGGATGTCGAAAGTTGCGAGAGGTGGGTTGCCTGCACAGCGGAAGAGTGACATGTTTGGCTGGGGTTGGACAGGGGTAGAGCAGCGTGCTCGCTATAGTCAACTCAGTATAACAGGAGCAGAAGCTTTTCATGTTGCTTCAAATGATCCATTCGGCTTTGATGAGTTGATGCAGTGTCTGCAGAATATAATAGCGAAGAAAAAGGTCCCTGATGATGATGTTGTTGGTAGTAGAAGAAATGTGCATGAGGAGCCACGTGAGCCGGAACAACATGTTGATGTCATAGGTGATCCCATGAAAGTTTCCACGAAGGGCGCCCCTAAACAGAGCACGACAGGGCGGGCAAAGAAAGATCCAAATGTTACAAAAAATGGAAGACCAAAATCATTTTCTGAGAGAAAACCCGGTCCTCTTTATGGCATTTGTAAGAAAGAGGGCCATAGACGGCAAACGTGCCCTGAGAATGAAAAGTAAGTTTTacattttttaattattttttgtttCTCTCTTTACAATTGTCTGATGAGTTGTTTACAATTTTTTATGTAGGAATCGGGCATAAAGATGAAGTATTAATAATCAATGGAAGGCACTGGGACAGAGTTCAATTAGCATGTCGTCCTATATTTGCACACAATTTTTTCACGTTTTATTTGTCGCTTTGGTGTGAGACTAAACATTTAAATGCGTGTCGAACTATGAATGATACTATTTTATGAGACGGAATGTTATAAGTGTGGGCAAGTAATATTTTTGCTGTGCTAAAATGTATAAGTTTGCGGCTGTGATTTTATATGTACTGTTGTTGTTTGTATTCGCCGCGgtcatttttttataaaaaaatatccCCGCCATCCTGAGTTGGCGCGATGTGGACAAAACGTGCACAATATCCCAGGGCGATTCTGGTGGCAGCAGCGGCGCTGGATCCGATGAAGATCGGCCTGGCAGCATGATTGGCGCGCCGAGGACGAATATTCCAGCCTAGCCCATGCGGTGGCCGACAGCCGAGGTAGTGGCGGGCCCGTGCAGTCCAACTAGTGCGGGCTGGCGCGATTCGCCGTGCGCCACGCGCGCGTCTGGTGGCCCAGCAGCCGACCGAGCGACAGCCGCGGGCCCGGTGGCAGACGTCTCGTCCCGCCCGACCGAGCGGGCACATGCAACGATCCCGAGGGGGATTTATGGCGATCTGTCGGCCCATTAACGCCGCGCGTCGGGCGCGTGGGTCGGCCCTTTAATGCCTCTTCGTGTGCGGATGGGGACGCTGGCGCGTTGTTGCGACtaggtttagtcccacctcgcccgcggAGAGACGCGACGACCAGTTTATATACCCGCGTCGTCGCCGTCTCACAAGCTCACTACAGAACACTAATGAATGCCCTGTTGTACGCCGTGGCCTCCCCGCTCGGCGGCCGAAAGGCCTCCCCGAAGACGTTCTAGTATACTGTCCATGCGCGCGCCCGGCCACGGCTGGGCCTTTTTTCAAATATGTTTTTTTTCATATAGATTAAATTTTTAAAATGTTAAACAGTCGAGAAAGTCATGACAGCAGTAACACATTCATACAAATATATCATGTTTCACACATAACAATAAAAATCGCATGTCTCATAACGTTGAACAAGGTGGCATAAAGAATAAACTCAAAGTGCCATGTCTCATATCCTTTAACAAAGTAGGAAAACAAATAAACTGAAAGTGACATGTCGCATTACAATCGAACAAAGTATCCAACAACGGCAGGGAAACCTTCTACGGGACTAAAACCCTACCGATGCTAATACCTATTCCTTTTCCATGATTTTAACAATTTTCATCTTGACCTTCTCTAATTTGTTCACCTCCGAAAAAATAATTTCCGCGACAATACGTGGCCTTGACGCATTAATCTCTTCCTGGTCAAATTCATATGTCCAGCGATCTCCGTCCCAGTATTTTATGCACCACATCACAAAAAGTCCACAAACACTCTGCAATAAACACGTGTGATCAGCTTAGGATGTAGCATGCACTTGCTTGTACTAGTTGTATGCAGTATTAACTTAACCATCTTTTTGTCTCGGCATCTTGTACTCATTTATTGGCCACGATGAGACATCTGGAATTTTTTTTGCTTCAAGAGTTGAGTTGGCCTCCATAATATCCTTAGAAATTTCAGCTCTCTGAAACAAATTAACAAAACCAGAATATAATGTATGACCCAATATTTTTCTGAATGCGAGTGCGAAAATTATAGCGTACCAGGGTGGCAACCATATTGCGAATTCTTTGGCTAATTGCGCCTTTAGAATTTGAGTCAAGATCTTGAAACTCCTCCTTCACAGTGTGCATCACTATGGTTATCCAATGATTATCATTAACGTGCATAGGAAAATACGCCTACATAGTAACCAAATGATGTTAGTGCAATTAAATAGTattaaataataaaaacaaataCATATGAAAGCAATACCTTGTCCCGTCTGAAATACTAATCCATTACTCTCGTGAGGACTTTCGTTTCCTTTGTAAGATTCTCTGAGTCTATGTCATTTACTGACTTGGTCTTTCCCCTTGCCCTATTCAACATAAATTTGGGGAACCACGTTGTTGATATATAACAATCAGAAAAATCACGGTGTTGTAGGTGTTTACAATATGCATTGATGATCTGCATACATAAACAAAAAATTTCTATCAACTTCTGAAGTACAAATGAGGGTTTTGTTAAAAACAAACTCATACTTACAGCGCCATTCAACCATTTAAACTTCAGGACATCATGAAGGATAGCTGGCGTGCATATGTCCCCATCTAGTGGCGGCACATCAACCACAGTTCGGTGTGCATGCTTCTTTGACGATGCAAGAGTCTCGACAAAAACTTTGGCTGCCTCTATGTGATCCGGAGTCATATTAAGAGAACTTGCTAGAATTGAATGTGGTGACGATGCAAACAGATCTAAAGCAATGCAGCTACGGTCAgttaaataataataaaattacaTAACGCGTGAATGAATTACAAAGTAGTATTTGACTTACTCTTTTTAACATGTTTCTTGCGGGTAATGAGAAGGTCGTAGGGGGATTGACAATATTTGGACGGATTTCATTTGTGTTTACCTTCATTGTCCTGACTGCCTTCAGCATTACCTAGGTTGCTCTTTGCTGGGAAACTCTCAAACGTGTCTTCGGACTTTGTTGGTGACAAACCACCCATAGACTCACCAGAAATATCAGCATTCTACGGGGTTCGGGACATAGACGGAAAGTCTTTTGTACAGTTGATGCCGAAGATGGAGAGTTTCCATTATCGTCTATAATGAAAGGATCAGTAGCTTCAACTTTACCCGGTGTCGTCGCCGGAGCACCCGTGTCATCAATGGGCACGGAGGTATCATTCATACCCGTGAAAGATGTTCCTATCTTTACGTCCGTAGGTGATTCAATATCTGGCCAATATTTTGATGACTTGTACTTGCCATTCTCCATCCCAACTCCTTCACCTACATTATCAAATTCGTCAACGCTGTCCCTCTTATTGGGTTTGTACAGCACACCTTCCGTGTTCAACCTTTCCATTACCATCTACAAACACAAATGAAACACGATAAGTAGTTGAACAATTAAAGCACGTTCAATACAACTTCTAAATTACCAGTGCACATCTTTCGGGTATATTGAGAACCTCCTTGTGAAGCAGCTTTATGTATGTCATCACACGGTCCATACTATAATTCGTGTTCGATGAAACCGCGGACGTGCTTGGCTTTCTACTCCTGCCACCACCTTTCCGTTTAGGTTTCTTCGTTTCTTCCTCTGGGACAGTCCCTTCACGTGCTACCTTAGCACGTCTGTACTCTTCGCTAATGCAGTTTTCAATCTGTACAACAGACAATAAAATGAATTAAATAACGAATATACTTAATTACTATGTGAAACCAATAAGGACTATACTTATTGACTTACATTGCCGGTACCCCGCCCGTGCATGTTGTCATAGTCGTCTCGCTTTTTCCCTTCCGTTTCTGGCCAGTTAAGCATTAGTGGGTATTCACGAGACAAATGATCAAATGTATCCACACCAATTGGCTCAAGTTTTTCCCAGTATATATACTGCATGATAGTAAACACAAATAGTCAGACACATAGATCACATAAAAAATATATGTACATACAACTATTACGAAATGACTTGTACCTGAAGAAGAGCCAAGTTCCCGATAGGCCACTTGAATTTTTCAAGATCTTCGACCGTTTTTTAATAGCATTCATGCACACCCCCAACATGAAATCGTTCCAATTGTATGACTTGATAGCGTTCACGTCCTCCACCATTTTGTAATAATGATAAGGAACAAACTTGGTGGATTGTGGTGCTAAGACTGTACCCATGAGAACCAGTACGGCGCTTCTCACAAAATCATCATCATATGACTGACTATCAACAATATTTTTATCAAGTCATCGATGAGGATTAGGCCTGTTCTTTTGTCTAGAAACCGATTCGGAACAATTTTTTTGGCGTCTAGTTATACTGTTGCTATCATGCTATTGACATCATCACCCTCGTTACGTAGCCCGAATATGTCATAAACATCTTCATTAAGCACACTGATGCCGTCAGTATTTGGCCGAATAATGAATCGCTTTCTACTACTATCATACGTTTTAATCATAAATTCCAATAAATTTTTCCTCATTTTCACTGAAGGAATTCTCAACATACCGTCCAAATTTACGCCACGTAGCATCATGCGCTGCCTGGGTGTCAATTTTCCCACCAATTCGCACCACTTATCGACCGAGCAGTACACATCTCCGAATTCTTGCATTCTAAATAAGATGAAAGTTATCTGACTAGTTACGAGATTCAAAAACCATTACATATGGTTTAATACCATACCTTCCGGCGCCGCGAGGTGCACCGGCAGCCCCCGTTGGCTAACCCCACCCGGTGTGGGTTAGTCGTGGCAGCCGTGCGCCCTCTGCCCACACCATCGCGGTGGCCGACGGCCCGCGCTAGGGTTCTGGGTGCGGGCGACTTTGCCGAGACGGCCCGGCCGGGCCGAGATCCAAGTTGCGCGCGTAGATGCCGGAGTGTATGGCCGTCGTGAGGGCGGCAGGGAAGGGAGTTGGGACGAACACGGCGGTGCGACCGTCGGATCGGGGTGAGGTCGTGCGTGGAGGCGGCGGGGTTAGGCGGTCCTGGGGCGAGGTAATGGCGGCGTGGTTTCCATGCCCATGCACGCACGTACGGCGTCATAGACGTGGTCACGCCATAGTGGGCCCCTTGGCCCGTCCCGTAAAACTACCGCCGGCTG
This genomic window contains:
- the LOC120964764 gene encoding protein FAR1-RELATED SEQUENCE 5-like produces the protein MDKETGFTDLFLETSEWDGSDSVDRTNGNESKNDDNSSDNESWSSYDNLPEEDFQKKEEGACSENANFDGWSGDDGYEHEDGANMDIEEAEIQQRALETQLKVMGMTFASQWEAYMFYNNYAKDRGFSIRKDKVKRGKGPSTTIRYRRYVCSRAGKRLSKFLNPEGRTRRLRPETRCECGAHLVVKLDKGHGVWFVVAFMDDHNHLLARADEVVFLRSHRVMGDHQIAEILVMEGAGIRKHIIIDNFISRYGSYDKCGFLRRDVYNLCCREKMKLIAKGDANTAIGIMRSRKEKDPDFFFEYVLDKEGRLKSMFWCDAQSRRDYQLYGDVTVFDSTYKMNRYGMSFIPFVGVNNHHCTTVFGCAIVSDETEATYVWLLQTFLKANCQKKPRSIITDGDAAMIRAIRLVLVDVLHRLCSWHMEKNMQEHLNYKSLNEFRALLYYSTSPANFGARWHAFVRKWKADKTEEWLCRMYRKRSLWAASYVSDGFLWVCAVIRRVKALTLVFTFTWTAV